Proteins found in one Quercus robur chromosome 2, dhQueRobu3.1, whole genome shotgun sequence genomic segment:
- the LOC126703943 gene encoding uncharacterized protein LOC126703943 codes for MEADIESDDEVENLREGLVAVKFSKDLKQEIRTPWTRALIVKVYGLGHGFFLTRLSLKEDCENILRKGPWFIGEHFLSIRPWEPDFHPATANVSLVAVWIRLNALPIEYYNVKALHQIGKSIGNVLRVDMHTATKTRGKFARLCVQIDVNKPLITAILIGKFEQPVCYEGISKLCFECGRVGHYKDCYPHIIRQDPLVERAETTTEGSVPSSSCEMHASDTANKRQSSKESVSGSANEEASASTYGPWIVVSQA; via the exons ATGGAGGCTGACATTGAATCAGATGATGAGGTGGAAAATCTCCGAGAAGGGCTGGTCGCAGTGAAATTTTCTAAGGACCTAAAACAGGAGATTCGCACCCCGTGGACACGAGCTCTCATTGTGAAGGTCTATG GTTTAGGACATGGGTTCTTCCTTACTCGGCTATCACTCAAGGAGGACTGCGAAAACATTCTCAGGAAGGGACCATGGTTCATTGGAGAGCATTTTCTATCCATCCGACCGTGGGAGCCAGATTTCCATCCGGCAACGGCCAATGTCTCATTAGTGGCGGTCTGGATTAGACTGAATGCGTTGCCCATTGAGTATTACAATGTGAAAGCCTTGCATCAGATTGGCAAGTCGATTGGTAATGTTCTCCGAGTAGACATGCATACAGCCACTAAAACCAGAGGAAAGTTCGCCAGACTTTGTGTGCAGATCGACGTCAATAAACCCCTGATCACGGCCATTCTGATAGGAAAGTTCGAACAACCCGTGTGCTATGAAGGTATTTCAAAACTTTGCTTTGAGTGTGGCAGAGTGGGGCACTACAAAGACTGCTACCCGCACATTATCCGGCAAGACCCACTCGTTGAAAGAGCGGAGACGACAACGGAAGGGAGCGTGCCTTCCTCCTCATGCGAAATGCATGCATCTGACACGGCTAATAAAAGACAAAGCAGCAAGGAGAGTGTGAGTGGGAGTGCGAATGAGGAGGCATCAGCAAGTACGTACGGGCCTTGGATCGTGGTGTCGCAAGCGTAA